Sequence from the Afifella aestuarii genome:
GAACAGCTTGCGCATGTGCCCTTCGGCTCCTTGCTCGATATGGCAAAGGTGCTGCCGGACTTCGTGCGGCTGCAGAGTTTCCGTAGCGTTTATTCCTGCGTCTCGCGCTATGTGAAAGATGAGCGCCTGCGCATCGCGCTGTCCTTCCATCCGCTCTTCATCGGCGCCAATCCCTTCCGGACCACGTCGATCTACGCCATGATCACCTTCCTGCAGCGGCATTGGGGGGTGCATTTCGCCATGGGCGGAACGGGCGCGCTGATCGAAGGGATGGCAGGCCTGGTTAAGCATCAGGGCAACGACATCCGTCTCAATGCGGAGGTCGACGAGATCCTGGTCGAGAATGGGCGCGCCTGTGGGGTGCGTCTCGCCTCGGGAGAGACGATCGCCGCCGATGTCGTCGTCTCCAATGCGGATTCGGCCTTCACGTATCGCAAGCTCTTGCGCAGCGTGAAGCGGCGTCGCTGGACCAACGAAAAGATCGATCGTGCGCGCTATTCGATGAGCCTCTTCGTCTGGTATTTCGGCACCGATCGCACCTATCCAGACGTCGCGCATCACACGATCCTCCTCGGCCCGCGCTACCGGGAATTGCTGAGCGACATCTTCGACAAGAAGCGTCTCGCGCCAGATTTCAGTCTCTATCTGCACCGGCCGACGGCGACGGATCCTTCGCTGGCGCCTGCTGGATGCGACGCGTTTTACGTGCTCTCGCCGGTTCCGCATCTCGGCGGCAACACGGACTGGCGTACTGAAGCGGAAGCTTATCGCCAGACGATCGAAGAGCATCTGAGCAAGACCGTCTTGCCGGACCTCAAATCGCATGTCGTCAGTTCGCGCATGACGACGCCTTTGGACTTCCGCAACCGGCTCCTGTCGCTCAATGGCGCCGCCTTCGGGCTGGAACCCGTTTTCACGCAAAGCGCCTGGTTCCGTCCTCACAACAAGAGCGAAGAGGTGGACCGTCTTTATCTCGTGGGTGCAGGTACGCATCCGGGAGCCGGACTGCCGGGTGTTCTCTCTTCCGCCCGAATTCTCGATGAGGTCGTCCCTGATGCTGCCGCACTGGCCTGAGCAACGTCTGGCCACACCCGCCGATCACGCCGCCTGTCGCGAGCTCATTCGCACGGGCTCGCGCACTTTTTTTGCGGCATCGCTTCTTCTCCCTCCGGCGGTGCGCGCGCCCGCTTATGCGCTTTATGGCTTCTGCCGCCTTTCCGACGATGCCGTGGATCTGTCGAACGGCAAGGCGGAGGCGCTCGACCGTCTGCGTGCCAGGCTCGATGCGGCCTATGCGGGCCGCCCCGCGGCCGTTCCTGCGGACCGTGCCTTTGCCGAGATGGTTCTTTGCTATGGCCTGCCGCGTGCTCTGCCGGAAGCGTTGCTCGACGGTTTTGCTTGGGACGTCGAGGGGCGCCGTTACGAGACGATCGGCGAACTCAACGCTTATGCAGCACGTGTCGCCGGCACGGTCGGCGCCATGATGACGGTGCTGATGGGCGAGTGCGATTATCCGGTCCTGGCGCGCGCCTGTGATCTCGGCGTTGCAATGCAGCTCACCAATATCGCCCGCGATGTCGGCGAGGATGCGCGCGCAGGCCGTATCTATCTGCCGCTCGAGTGGATGCACGAGGCTGGCATCGATCCCGATCTCTGGCTGGATAACCCGACATTCTCTCCCGAGCTCGGCAGCGTCATTCAACGGCTCCTCGATTATGCCGACGTGCTTTACCTGCGTGCTGCGAGCGGTATCGCACGGTTGCCGTGGCGATGCCGGCCCGCCATCAGGGCTGCGTGTTATCTTTATGCCGAGATCGGACGTGAGCTGGAGCGCAGGGGACTCGATTCGGTGTCGAGCCGCACCGTCGTTCCCGCCTCCCGAAAGGCCTTTCTGCTTGCGTGCTGCGCGGCCGGTCGATCGGCACAGGAGCATCTGGTGTTCGCACCGCTTCCGGAGACACGCTTCCTTGTGGAAGCGGCCGCTGCCTCGTCAGCCTATCCATTCCGGGATATGCCGGTGCGGCGGCGTGGCTTCGGCGAGCAGGCAGAATGGGTGATCGACCTCTTCGCTCAGCTCAACGAGAGGGAAGCGACGGGCCGTATTCGCCTCTAGGGCAGCTGCGGCTGCCCATCTTTGCCTCGGGGGGAGAGCATGGACGCAACGACGATCGTCCTGACCGAACTCATCTTTTTCTTCGGCGGCGTCCTCGTCTTCGGCATTTGGCAGATCGTTTCGGTGCGTCGCGCGGACAGGCAAGCAAAGCTTGAGGAAGAGAGCAAGCAGGCACTCGACCGGCGGCCGCCGCGCTGAGCGATATCGGCCGCTGTTCCCCGCGCGCGCCAGGCCTTTGGTGAAACCTTCACGAAGAGCAGGGAGAGGAAAATGGGTGAAATGGCATTGTTGCCGTCGCTGACGTTGATGACGCTCGGCGGCCTGATCGCGTTGGCGATTGTCTTCGTCGTCTACAAAATGAAGAGCCGCCGACCGCGTTGAGGCGCATCGGCAGTGCCGGCGACAAGCTCGTCGCCGGCGCCTTTTCTGCGTTGACGCTCAGCGCAGCCGCGGCATGCGGAAGGGCAGCAGCATCTTCACCCATCTAGTTTTGAAGCGGTCGAGCGACAGGCTTTCGTGCACGGCTTTGACCGGGGCGCCTGCCAGATGCGTCGCCACGAGAGAGCGGGTGTAGAACGGCGTGTCCTCGAACGTGTCGAGCACGCGCGCCTCGCTGCCGACTTCGCAATGCGTGCTGCGCGCAACGCGCCAAAGTGTCCAAGGCAGCGGAGCGGGGGCGGGAACGTCGAAATCCCGGGCATTGCCTTCACGGTCGAAGAGAAGCGCCAGGGTCTTGTTGCCTCCGCGTCGCCGCTGCATGTCGTAGAGGATCGCAGCGCCTTCCGGATGCGCGGAGCGCGACCAGTCCCACTGGCGAAAACCGTCTTCCAGCGGTTCGCTGCCCCAGTTGGAATCAAGATACGCCTCGCCCTGCCAGACGCGCGACGGCTTTTCCATCGCCACCTCTGCATGGCCGCAAGGTCCGATAGGCCACCAGAAATGCTTGCCCGCTTCGTCGAGCTGATAGGGGCCGGGAGTGACCGCATGCGGGGTGATTTTCACCGTACCCTTGAGGCTTGTGGGGATCGGCACCGTGGTCTCGTCGATTCGAATCGTGAGCGTTTGCCCGTCCCACGAAAGCGCGCTCGGTCCGATGACGAGTGCATCAGGACCCTGCTGCAGGCGTCCGCGGCCGCGTTCGGTAAGCGACCAGCGCTTGCCGCCGTCGCCGTACAAGGCGACGTTCAATCCGCAATGATCTCTGGGATCCGTCTCGCCGCGGTCCCGCGCCCAGGCGTAATAAGGTGAGAAGACGGAGCCGATGAAGGCGATGATGGTCAGCCCCTGGCGACCATCCTCGCTCAGCGCATCGATGTACCACCAGCGATAGCCGCGGGGCGGGACCGTTGTGTCGAAGCACAATCGTCCATCAGGCTCGTGGCGGCGATCTTGCCCGACAGCGCCGCCATCGGAACGCCCGCTCCCGGATGCACGCTGCCCCCGGCCAGATAGAGCCCTTTCAGCTTCGTTCGCGCCCCCGGCCTCTCGAACGACGCCTTCCATCCGTGTGACGCCTGTCCGTAGAGGGCTCCCCCCGTCGCCGGGAAAAGCTGATTGAATCCCTGCGGCGTCGTGATCACCGTCGCCTCTGCGCTGTGTTTGATCGTCAGGCCGCATTTTTCCATGAGTTGGAACGTCTGTGTCTCGCATGCCGCGATCTCGCTGTCGGTGAGGGGCGCGCTGTCGCCGCGCGCTGGTGCGTTGATGAGGCAAAACAGGCGCTCAGGTCCAGTCGCGACAGAGGCCGCGCTGTCGTCGCGATCTTGAGCGCAGAGATAGGCTGTCGGAACGTCTGGCGGACGTCCGGCTTTAAAAATGCGCTCGAACTCGCCCTCGTAATCGTTTGAAAAGAATACGTTGTGGCGAATGAGTGGGAAGCCCGCTGCCTCCGCCGTCATCGCCCAGGTGATGGCAGAGAGGGAGCGTTCGGCCGAGGCCGGGAGGCTGATGGCGCGGCGAGAAGCCTCACCGCCGAGCCCTGCCGCAAGCGCTGCGACATCTCCGTTGAAGATGACGGCATCGGCTTCCAGGCGTTCGCCCGACGCAAGAGCGACCCCTGTTGCTCTTCCTCCGGCGGAAAGGACTTCCGTGACCGTTTCTCCATAGAGGAACTGCGCGCCCTTGGCCTCCGCGAGGCGGGCGAAGGTTTCCGCCACTTCGTGCATGCCGCCATCGACCAGCCACACGCCCTCCTGTTCGACATGGGCGATCAGCATCAAGGTGGCGGGTGACGAAAACGGCGAGGAACCGCAATAGGTGGCGTAACGGCCGAAGAGCTGCTTGAGGCGCGGATCTTTGAAGTAGTCACCGAGTGCTTGCCACATTGTCGTGAACGGGCTGATCTGCATGAGCCCCGGCAGGCCGAAGAGACCGACACCGCGAACGAGACTTTCGACGCTCGGCCGCGGCGTGCGGATGAAAGGTTCGTCGAGCGTTTCGAAGATGCGTTTGGCCCGCTTGCAAAAGCGGCGATATCCGCGCCCTTCTTCGGGGCCGGCAAAAGCTGAGATCGCTTCGGCGCTTTCGTCGATGTCGGCGAAGAGGTCGAGACGCTCCTCTGCGCTCCAGGCGTGACGGGCGAGGATCGATAAGGGTTTAAGCGAAAGCGCATCGCCGAGACTGACACCGGCATCTGCGACGATCTCCTCGAAGAGACCTCGCATCGTGAACACGGTCGGACCTGCGTCGATCCGGCGGCCTCCGGCTGCGACTTCTCGCATCTTGCCGCCAGGCGCGTTTTCTTTATCCACGACCGTCACGGCGCAGCCTTTGGCAGAGAGGATGAGGGCCGCCACAAGGCCCCCGATCCCGGCCCCGACGATCACCACCCGTTCGCTGCCCACCGCGACATTTACTCCTACATGACTTTGTTGACTTCAGGCTAGCATCTGTCCATCGTAATTGACACTCCCTGTGACAATAGGGACTTACAGACAGCGCGAAGGGGGGCGTTATGGAAGCCTTGGTCCGCATCGAGCAGGCGCTCGACATGGCTGTGGCCTATGCCGAAGCACCAGGGGCCCCGCCACAATTGGCGCAGGCGATGCGCTATTCTGTGTTTCCGGGCGGCGCACGTATCCGTCCGCGGCTTTGTCTTGCTGTTGCGCATGCCTGCGGTGACGACGAGCCTGATCTTTCCAATGCGGCAGCGGCTTCGATCGAACTCTTCCATTGCGCGTCGCTTGTTCACGACGATCTTCCTTGCTTCGACGATGCAGAATTGCGGCGTGGCCGTCCTTCGGTCCACCGTGCCTTCGGCGAGCCGCTGGCGGTTCTTGCTGGCGACGCTCTCATCGTTCTTGCTTTTGAGACGCTGGCGCGGGCAGGAGCCTGCGCCCCTCAGCGGCTCGCCGGTCTCACTTTGACGCTCGCCCGCTCGGTCGGCATGCCGACCGGAATTATCGCCGGTCAGGCGTGGGAAAGCGAGCCGCGGGTGTCTGTCTCCGATTATCAGCGGGCGAAGACGGGGTCGCTCTTCGTGGCCGCGACCGCGGCGGGCGCTCTCGCCGCAGGCGCCGATCCGGCGCCGTGGCGCGCGCTCGGTGATCGCCTTGGGGAGGCCTATCAGGTCGCCGACGACATCGGTGATGCGGTCGCTGCCGAGGAAGACAACGGCAAGCCGGTCGGGCGGGATATTGCTTTGGGGCGCCCGAGTGCGGTCGTTCAGCTCGGTCTCGCCGGAGCCATGGAGCGCCTGCGTGATCTCGTGAAGGGCGCGGTCGCCTCGATCCCGGAGTGTCAGGGGTCCGACGAGCTCAAAGCGCTCGTGATGTCGGAATCGACACGGCTCGTACCGAAACAGCTCTCCGATCGCGTCGCCGCCTGAGCCGGCGAAAAAATCGAAGGCAACCGGGTCGGCCGCAAGATGAAGGCCTCGAAACTGCGCGCATCGGTACTCGACCGGGTCTACGCCCTGCGGGACCGTCTGGTTGGGAGCAAGGAATTTCGCGAGCGTGCCTCGCGCAATCTCCTGACGCGCCCGGTTGCGCAGCACAATGCGCGTTCGCTTTTCGATCTCTGCGCGGGGTTCGTTTATTCGCAGGTTCTTTTCGCCTGCGTGCGGCTCGACCTGTTTCGGATTCTTTCCGAGGGGCCCCAGGATCTCGCAACGCTCGCCAGACGGTTGAAGCTTGAGGAGAGCGAGGCGCGCCGGCTTTTGCGGGCGGCCGCGTCTTTGGGGCTCGTCTCCGTTCGCGGCGAGGCGCGTTACGGTCTTGGCACCCTCGGCGCTGCCATGCTCGACAATCCGGGTGTTGCCGCGATGGTCGAGCACCATGCGCATCTTTATGCCGACCTCGCGGATCCGGTGGCCCTGTTGCGGGGCGACGCGCAGGAGAAGCGGCTTGCGCGATACTGGGCCTATGCCGAGGCCGACGATCCGCGCGCTCTGCCAGCGGAAGCGATCGACGAATACACAGCCTTGATGGGCGCCTCGCAGGCTATGATCGCCCAGGAGGTGCTGGCGACGAATGCGCTCGCCACACGGCGGCGTCTCCTCGATGTCGGCGGTGGCGACGGCACTTTCCTGATGGAAGTGGCGAAGCGGGTTCCCGATCTTCAGTTGATGCTGTTCGATCTGCCGAGCGTCGCTGCCCGTGCCGAAGCGCGCTTCGCCCAGGCGGGGCTGGGCCAGCGCGCCGCCGCCGTCGGAGGGGATTTCCTGCGCGAACCTCTGCCGCTTGGTGCCGATGTCATTTCGCTCGTACGCATCTTGCACGATCATGACTATGCGTCGGTGATGACGCTTTTGCGCGCCGCGCACGCTGCGTTGCCACGCGACGGCATGCTGTTGATCGCAGAACCGATGGCCCCGGTACCGGGCCGGGATGCCGCTGCGGAGGCTTATTTCGGCTTCTATTTGCTCGCCATGGGCAGCGGTCGGCCGCGCGCGGTCGGCGAGCTTCAGGCCATGTTGCGGGAGGCGGGTTTTGCGCGTTCTCAGCAGCTTGGAACGCCGACCCCGGTCTTGGCGCGCGCTTTGGTCGCCTTCCGTGATGGGGCGACTGTGTAAATCTAGCTTGACGTATTGATGGGTCAAGCTAGACTTACACTCCATAAAACGCGCCAAAACAGAAGCGTGAACACACATTTAGGAGAGGCCGGTTTGAACACTCTCGCCGTCGTTCTGGAACAGCCTGAGCATCTTGCTCTTAAGGAAGTCGCGCTTGTGACGCCTGGCGCGGACGACGTTGTCGTGGATGTGGAGTGGAGCGGCATCTCGACGGGTACGGAGCGTTTGCTCTGGTCGGGGCGGATGCCGGACTTCCCGGGCATGGGATATCCGCTGGTCCCCGGATACGAATCCGTTGGACGGGTGAGCGATGCAGGCGAGGGGGCTCGCGCCAGAATTGGCGAGCGGGTCTTCGTGCCGGGGTCGCGTAGCTTTGCCGACGTACGCAGTCTTTTCGGTGGCGCCGCCAAGCGGCTGATCGTGCCGGCGGCGCGGGCCATCACCATCAAAGAAGATCTTGGCGAGCGGGGGACGTTGCTTGCTCTGGCCGCGACCGCATATCACGCGATCGCGGCCGAAGGGGCGAGAAAGCCGGATCTGATCATCGGCCACGGCGTTCTCGGACGTCTTCTGGCGCGCGTCACAGTGGCGCTCGATGCCGAGCCGCCCGTTGTCTGGGAGCGCAACGCCGAACGCGCAGAAGGTGCACTCGGCTATGTCACCATCGATCCGGAAAAGGATGTTCGGCAGGATTATCGCGCGATCTATGACGTGAGCGGCGATTCGACGATCTTGGATCGGCTGATTGCGCGTCTTGCTCCCGGCGGTGAGATCGTCCTCGCCGGTTTCTATTCCGCACCGCTGTCTTTCACCTTCCCGCCGGCATTCCTGCGCGAGGCGCGACTGCGCGTCGCGGCCGAATGGCGCGAGCCGGATCTGGTGGCGGTCAAGGAATTGGTGGAAACGGGGCGCCTGTCGCTCGACGGTTTGATCACGCATCGCTGCCCGGCGCAGGACGCCGACGGCGCCTATCGAACCGCATTTGGCGATGCCGCCTGTCTCAAGATGATTCTGGATTGGAGAGCTGCATGACCCTTGACGTCAACGCGCCAGGCCCCAACCGCCGTGGAATGCAAGACTATCTGCGGGACGAGGCGGCGATCGAGCCTGATCCGGTTGCGACGGGTCCCGTAACGCGCGAGACCCAGATTATCGCCATCTATGGAAAGGGCGGCATCGGCAAGAGTTTCACGCTCGCCAACCTCTCGTACATGATGGCGCAGCAGGGGAAGAGGATTCTCCTGATCGGCTGTGACCCGAAGAGCGACACGACCTCGCTGTTGTTCGGTGGGCGCGCCTGCCCGACGATTATCGAGACCTCGGCGGTCAAGAAAGCCGCCGGTGAAGAGGTCAAAATCGGCGACGTCTGCTTCAAGCGCGACGGCGTCTTCGCCATGGAACTCGGCGGTCCGGAAGTCGGGCGTGGCTGCGGCGGTCGCGGCATCATCCATGGCTTTGAGCTTCTGGAAAAACTCGGCTTCCACGATTGGGGGTTCGATTACGTCCTGCTCGATTTCCTGGGCGACGTGGTTTGCGGCGGCTTCGGTCTGCCGATTGCGCGCGACATGTGCCAAAAGGTCATCGTCGTCGGCTCCAACGATCTGCAGTCGCTCTACGTCGCCAACAACGTCTGCAATGCGGTCGATTACTTCCGCAAACTCGGCGGCAATGTCGGCGTGGCCGGCATGGTGATCAACAAGGATGACGGGACCGGGGAGGCGGCCGCCTTTGCCGAAAAGGTCGGCATCCCGATTCTTGCCGCCATCCCTGCGGATGAGGACATCAGGCGCAAGAGCGCTGCTTATCAGATCGTCGGACGCCCCGGTACGCAATGGGCGCCGCTTTTCGAAGGGCTCGCGACCAATGTCGCCGAGGCACCTCCGATGCGGCCGGATCCGCTCAGCCAGGAGGATCTTCTCGGTCTCTTCAAGAGCGACGAGGTCGGGCGCGACGTGGTCTTGGAGCCAGCCACCATGGAAGACATGTGCGGCAAAGCTGCCCAAGAGAAACCGTCGCTCGAAGTGATATACGACACAGTGTGACAGCCGTCTTGGGGGGCTAAGACGATGGCAGATACCGAAGACCGGAAAGGTGGGGACCGCAAGACGACGGAAGTCGTCTACGACGGTGCCGCTGCCACGCCGACGGCGAATGATCTCGCCGCGGCGTCCGGGACCGGTATGCCCGCTCCAGGTGAAAGCATGACGAAAAGCCCCTCGAACGCTCCGTCTCCAGAAGGGGACGGCCTTGGTTGCCACGGCGGTCAGGCCGAAATGCGCGCTGCAGCCGAAAAAGCCGGCCAGAGCGAGATTCTCGAACGTTACGCTGCCGATTATCCGAAGGGTCCTCACGACCAGCCGCAATCTATGTGTCCGGCCTTCGGCTCGCTGCGCGTCGGTTTGAGAATGCGTCGCACGGCGACGGTCCTCTCGGGTTCCGCGTGCTGCGTCTATGGCCTGAGCTTCGTCTCGCACTTCTATGGCGCGCGTCGGACCGTCGGCTACGTGCCCTTCGATTCGGAGACGCTCGTCACCGGCAAGCTCTTCGAAGATATTCGCGAAGCGGTCCATAAGCTCGCGGATCCCGAGAAATACGACGCCGTCATCGTCACCAATCTCTGCGTGCCGACGGCTTCCGGCGTGCCGCTCAGGCTTTTGCCGAAAGAAATCAACGGTGTGCGGATCATCGGCATCGATGTGCCGGGGTTCGGTGTGCCGACTCATGCAGAGGCGAAAGACGTCCTCTCGGGTGCCATGCTGCGTTATGCACGCACCGAGGCGGAGCTTGGTCCCGTTCAGGCGCCGCGTGGCGGGCCGAGCGACAAGCCGACCGTGACGCTTCTTGGCGAAATGTTCCCGGCCGATCCCGTGGGTCTTGGCATGATGCTGGAGCCGCTCGGTCTTGCCGCCGGCCCGGTCGTGCCGACACGCGAATGGCGCGAGCTCTATGCCGCGCTCGACTGTGCCGCGGTCGCCGCGCTTCATCCGTTCTATACGGCGAGCATCCGAGAGTTTCAGGAAGCGGGGCGCCCGATCGTCGGCTCCGCACCGGTCGGCCATGATGGAACGGCCGCCTGGCTCGACGCGATCGGCGAGGCGTGTGGCATCTCCCGCGACTGTGTCGACCAGACGAAGAATCGCTTCCTGCCGATGATCAAGGGCGCACTGGCGAATGCTCCGATCAAAGGGCGCGTGACGCTTTCCGGCTACGAAGGCTCTGAACTTCTCGTCGCACGGCTTCTCCTCGAGAGTGGGGCGGATGTGCCCTATGTCGGCACGGCCTGCCCGAAGACACCTTATTCGGCTGCCGACCGCGAATGGCTCGAGGCCCGCGGCGTTCACGTTGAATACCGCGCGTCGCTTGAAAAGGACATTGCCGCGGTCGAGGAATTTCGGCCGGACCTCGCCATCGGCACGACACCAGTCGTGCAGAAGGCGAAGGAGATGGCGATCCCGGGTCTCTATTTCACCAACCTCATTTCGGCGCGGCCGCTGTTCGGTGTCGCGGGCGCCGGCTCGCTTGCGCAGGTCGTCAACGCTGCGATCGGCAACAAGGCTCGCTTCGACGAGATGCGCGAGTTCTTTGAGGGCGTCGGCCACGGCGATAGCGCCGGCTTGTGGGAAGAGATTCCCGCCGACCATTCAGATTTCCGCCGCAAGGAACTTGCCAAAGCGGAGAAAGCTCGGAAGGCCGCAGACCCGAAACGGGTCGCGGAATCGGTGGTCTGATGCTGGTCCTCGATCACGATCGCGCCGGCGGCTATTGGGGCTCCGTCTACGTTTTTACCGCGATCAAAGGGCTCCAAGTTGTCATCGACGGCCCGGTCGGCTGTGAGAACCTGCCGGTCACCTCGGTCCTGCATTACACAGATGCCTTGCCGCCGCACGAATTGCCGATCGTTGTCACCGGGCTGTCTGAAGAGAATCTCAACCAGACCGGCACGGAAGGCGCGATGCGCCGGGCGCATGAAACGCTCGATCCCGCGCTCCCTGCCGTCGTGGTGACAGGTTCGATCGCCGAGATGATCGGTGGCGGTGTGACGCCGGAGGGGACGAATCTCCAGCGCTTCCTGCCGCGTACGATCGATGAAGACCAATGGCAGAGCGCCGACCGCGCGATGACGTGGCTCTGGAATCAGTTTGGCGCCAAGAAGGGCAAGATGCCGAAGGCACGCGCCCGCAAGGAAGGCGACAAGCCCCGCGTCAACATCATCGGTCCGATCTACGGCATGTTCAACATGGCCTCCGACCTCGCCGAAATCAGGCGGCTGGTGGAGGGAATCGGTGCCGAGGTGAATATGGTCTTCCCGATGGGCAGCCATATCTCCGAGGTCGGCCGGCTTGTCGACGCGGACGTCAACATCTGCATGTACCGCGAGTTCGGCAGGCTCCTCTGTGAGGCGCTGGAAAAGCCCTATCTGCAGGCGCCGATCGGACTGCATTCGACGACGAAATTCCTGCGCGCCCTGGGCGAGCTTCTGGGTCTTGACCCGGAACCCTTCATCGCGCGCGAGAAACACACGACGATCAAGCCGATCTGGGATCTGTGGCGCTCCGTCACTCAAGATTTCTTCGGTACGGCGAGCTTCGCCATCGTCGCGAACGAGACCTATGCGCGGGGCGTGCGCCACTTCCTCGAATCGGAAATGGGCCTGCCTTGCACCTTTGCCTTTTCGCGCCGCGCGGGCGTCAAGCCCGACAACGAATCGGTGCGCGAATCGGTCAAGGAGAAGACGCCGCTCGTTCTGTTCGGCAGCTACAACGAACGCATGTATCTGGCCGAAATCGGCGCGCGCAGCGTCTACATTCCGGCCTCGTTCCCGGGAGCTATCATCCGGCGCCACACAGGCACGCCGTTCATGGGCTATTCGGGTGCGACGTATCTCGTTCAGGAAGTGTGCAATGCGCTTTTCGACGCACTCTTCCACATTTTGCCCCTCGCAAAAGACCTTGACGAGATCGATGCGACGCCTTCGCGGCTCCATGATGAGCTGCCGTGGGATGACGATGCCAAGAAGTCATTGGATTCATTGGTGGAATCGCAGCCGGTTCTGATCCGCATCTCTGCAGCGAAGAAGCTGCGCGATCAGGCTGAGCGCGAAGCCAGGCGCGTCGGCACGCCCCGCGTCACCATAGCATGTGTTCGTAGGGCTGCGACCGGTCTAAAAGAAGATCAGCTCGTATGACGGGGGGTCATCCGCAGCACGAAATCTTAACCGGACTGGCGCGGGGGCGCGCTGTCCGAAGAGTTTGATGTGGAGAGGCATATGGCTGCAATCGAAAAATCGAACGTAGCGCTGCTGCGGTCCAAAGAAGAGCGCGATTTCCGTCTCATCGTGATGGTGAGCTTCGCTTTCTTCCTGGTCGTTTGCATGATTGCGCGGCTTCTGCCGCCGCAATGGCGTCCTTTCTCGCCGGGACCGAATGGTCGCCGGTCGGTGATTGAAGAGGCGCGCGTCGCGGCCAACACGACGATCCCATTCGCTTTTATGCGCTAAGGCGCATTCGCTGGAATTCGTCCGGCATTGCTGGGCGGAGATGTGTCACGGCTTTCGTGTCGTGACCATTCCCTGCCGCGCGGGAGGTGCGCGGTAACGGCCGAAAGGCTGATTTTAACGAGGGTAGATCAATGGCTGAAATCGATAGGCCGGTCTCGCTGTCGGGTCTGACGGAAGGCGAGGCTCGCGAATTTCACGGTGTGTTCATGACCAGCTTCATGGTCTTTGTCGCCGTGGCAATTGTCGCTCACATTCTTGCTTGGATGTGGCGTCCTTGGATCCCGGGGCCGGAAGGCTACGCGTTCCTTCAAGACCTGCCGACGACCGCTTCGGCGTTCCTGTCAACTCTCGCATAGGGGGAGAGAGAAATGTGGAAAGTTTGGCTCCTGTTCGATCCGCGTCGCATGCTGGTCGCGCTGTTCACGTTCCTGTTCGTGCTGGCTCTGCTCATTCACTTCATTCTGCTGAGCACCGACCGGTTCAACTGGATGCAGGGCGCTTCGACGGCCCCGGCGCAGACCAGCCAGGTCGAGCTGATCACGCCGCTCGCCTAATCGACGAGACGGAAGGTTTTGCGAATGGCAGCGGACTGGGTTCCAGTCCGCTGG
This genomic interval carries:
- a CDS encoding phytoene desaturase, which produces MAERRPHAIVIGSGFGGLAAAIRLGARGYRVTVLEKLDQPGGRAYVFRQDGFTFDAGPTIVTAPFLFEELWRLAGREFADDITLKSLSPFYRLIFADGTTFEEFSDPDVMRKEVARISPEDVEGYDRFMAESEAIFRVGFEQLAHVPFGSLLDMAKVLPDFVRLQSFRSVYSCVSRYVKDERLRIALSFHPLFIGANPFRTTSIYAMITFLQRHWGVHFAMGGTGALIEGMAGLVKHQGNDIRLNAEVDEILVENGRACGVRLASGETIAADVVVSNADSAFTYRKLLRSVKRRRWTNEKIDRARYSMSLFVWYFGTDRTYPDVAHHTILLGPRYRELLSDIFDKKRLAPDFSLYLHRPTATDPSLAPAGCDAFYVLSPVPHLGGNTDWRTEAEAYRQTIEEHLSKTVLPDLKSHVVSSRMTTPLDFRNRLLSLNGAAFGLEPVFTQSAWFRPHNKSEEVDRLYLVGAGTHPGAGLPGVLSSARILDEVVPDAAALA
- a CDS encoding phytoene/squalene synthase family protein, which encodes MLPHWPEQRLATPADHAACRELIRTGSRTFFAASLLLPPAVRAPAYALYGFCRLSDDAVDLSNGKAEALDRLRARLDAAYAGRPAAVPADRAFAEMVLCYGLPRALPEALLDGFAWDVEGRRYETIGELNAYAARVAGTVGAMMTVLMGECDYPVLARACDLGVAMQLTNIARDVGEDARAGRIYLPLEWMHEAGIDPDLWLDNPTFSPELGSVIQRLLDYADVLYLRAASGIARLPWRCRPAIRAACYLYAEIGRELERRGLDSVSSRTVVPASRKAFLLACCAAGRSAQEHLVFAPLPETRFLVEAAAASSAYPFRDMPVRRRGFGEQAEWVIDLFAQLNEREATGRIRL
- a CDS encoding carotenoid 1,2-hydratase, whose product is MCFDTTVPPRGYRWWYIDALSEDGRQGLTIIAFIGSVFSPYYAWARDRGETDPRDHCGLNVALYGDGGKRWSLTERGRGRLQQGPDALVIGPSALSWDGQTLTIRIDETTVPIPTSLKGTVKITPHAVTPGPYQLDEAGKHFWWPIGPCGHAEVAMEKPSRVWQGEAYLDSNWGSEPLEDGFRQWDWSRSAHPEGAAILYDMQRRRGGNKTLALLFDREGNARDFDVPAPAPLPWTLWRVARSTHCEVGSEARVLDTFEDTPFYTRSLVATHLAGAPVKAVHESLSLDRFKTRWVKMLLPFRMPRLR
- the crtD gene encoding 1-hydroxycarotenoid 3,4-desaturase CrtD translates to MGSERVVIVGAGIGGLVAALILSAKGCAVTVVDKENAPGGKMREVAAGGRRIDAGPTVFTMRGLFEEIVADAGVSLGDALSLKPLSILARHAWSAEERLDLFADIDESAEAISAFAGPEEGRGYRRFCKRAKRIFETLDEPFIRTPRPSVESLVRGVGLFGLPGLMQISPFTTMWQALGDYFKDPRLKQLFGRYATYCGSSPFSSPATLMLIAHVEQEGVWLVDGGMHEVAETFARLAEAKGAQFLYGETVTEVLSAGGRATGVALASGERLEADAVIFNGDVAALAAGLGGEASRRAISLPASAERSLSAITWAMTAEAAGFPLIRHNVFFSNDYEGEFERIFKAGRPPDVPTAYLCAQDRDDSAASVATGPERLFCLINAPARGDSAPLTDSEIAACETQTFQLMEKCGLTIKHSAEATVITTPQGFNQLFPATGGALYGQASHGWKASFERPGARTKLKGLYLAGGSVHPGAGVPMAALSGKIAATSLMDDCASTQRSRPAAIAGGTSMR
- a CDS encoding polyprenyl synthetase family protein, yielding MEALVRIEQALDMAVAYAEAPGAPPQLAQAMRYSVFPGGARIRPRLCLAVAHACGDDEPDLSNAAAASIELFHCASLVHDDLPCFDDAELRRGRPSVHRAFGEPLAVLAGDALIVLAFETLARAGACAPQRLAGLTLTLARSVGMPTGIIAGQAWESEPRVSVSDYQRAKTGSLFVAATAAGALAAGADPAPWRALGDRLGEAYQVADDIGDAVAAEEDNGKPVGRDIALGRPSAVVQLGLAGAMERLRDLVKGAVASIPECQGSDELKALVMSESTRLVPKQLSDRVAA
- a CDS encoding methyltransferase — its product is MKASKLRASVLDRVYALRDRLVGSKEFRERASRNLLTRPVAQHNARSLFDLCAGFVYSQVLFACVRLDLFRILSEGPQDLATLARRLKLEESEARRLLRAAASLGLVSVRGEARYGLGTLGAAMLDNPGVAAMVEHHAHLYADLADPVALLRGDAQEKRLARYWAYAEADDPRALPAEAIDEYTALMGASQAMIAQEVLATNALATRRRLLDVGGGDGTFLMEVAKRVPDLQLMLFDLPSVAARAEARFAQAGLGQRAAAVGGDFLREPLPLGADVISLVRILHDHDYASVMTLLRAAHAALPRDGMLLIAEPMAPVPGRDAAAEAYFGFYLLAMGSGRPRAVGELQAMLREAGFARSQQLGTPTPVLARALVAFRDGATV